CGCGCGTGCCGACGTGGCTGAGCGCCTCCGTGTCGATGATCCCCTCTTCGAACGCGCGCCGGAACGGCGTCCCGTGGGTGTACTCGGCGCCGAAGTAGGTGTCCCACGTGTCCAGGTGCGCGTCGAAGTGCAGGAGCGCGACGGGTCCGTGGCGTTCGGCCGCGGCGCGCAGCAGCGGGAGCGAGATCGTGTGGTCGCCGCCCAGGGTGACCAGGCGCGTCCCGTCGGCCGTCAGGTCGAACGCGGCCGCCTGGATGGACTCGATGGCGTCGTTGATGTCGAACGGGTTCACCGCGATGTCGCCGGCGTCGGCGACCTGCGTCAGCTCGAACGGCGAGACGTCGAGGGCCGGGTTGTAGGGGCGCAGCAGCCGCGACGCCTCCCGGATGTGGTTCGGGCCGAAGCGAGCTCCTGAGCGATACGAGACGCCCGAGTCGAACGGGATGCCGGCGACGACGATGTCGGCGTGCTCGACCTGATCGCGGCGAGGGAGCCGGGCGAAGCCGTCCCGTCCCGCGTAGCGCGGGATCTTCGACGAGTCGACCGGGCCTACGTGGTGCGACATGCGCGCGCCCTCCTTGGTGCGTGTTGCCTATAACTGAACCTTTGTTGCGTGAGAGGCTACAACGGCCAGCGCTCCGAGGTCAATCCGGGATGTTCGAGCTACGGTGGTCGCATGCGACCGATGCCCCTCGAGCCGACCGACCGACGCGTGGCGATCGGTCCCCGGCTGCGCGCGGCGCGGCGCGCTCAGCAGCTCACGATCGACGAGGTGGCCCGGGTGACGGGGCTCACCAAGGGGTTCCTCTCCCGCGTCGAGCGGGACATGACCTCGCCCAGCGTGAGCTCCCTCATCAGCCTGTGCGATGTCCTCTCCATCCCGGTCGGGTCGCTGTTCGAAGAGCCGGATGTGCAGCTCGTCCCCGCGGGCGCCGGAGCGAAGATCAACCTGGGCGGTGTCGAGGTCGAGGAGCGCCTGCTCTCGCCGCGCACCGAGTCGCGCGTGCAGGTCATCCGCTCGGTGATCGCGCCGGGCGGCCACGGCGGGGAGGAGCTGTACGCGGTCGCCGCCGACGTGGACGTCCTCCACGTGCTCCGCGGCGAGGTCGAGGTGCGCTTCTCGGACCGGGAGTGGAAGCTGCAGGCGGGCGACACGCTCACCTTCAGCGGCCACGAGCCGCACAGCTGGACTGTGGTCTCCGACGACGGGGCCGAGGTGCTGTGGGTGCTGGTCCCGGCGCTCTGGAGCGCGTGAGCCGCTGGCGCTAGACTTCGCGTGTCCGACGACCTCGGGGTCGCCGGTGCTCGAAAAATGGGCACGAAGCGCCTGGCCGCGCGAGACACACACGGAATCCGTCACTCCGTCGTCTCGAAAGGCTCCGCCATGCCCTCCGTCTCCGCCCACGTCGCCGCCACTCTCGCCAGCCACGTCCAGCACGTCTTCGGCGTGATGGGCAACGGCAATGCGTACTTCCTCGACGCGCTGGTGCGTCAGAACGGGATCCACTACACCGCGATGCGCCACGAGGCCGGCGCGGTGGTCGCCGCCGACGCGTTCTACCGGGCCTCCGGTCGCCTCGCCGTCGCGAGCGCGACCTACGGCGCCGGCTTCACGAACACGCTCACAGCGCTGGCCGAGGCGGTGCAGGCGCACATCCCGCTCATCCTCGTCGTCGGCGACGAGCCCACTTCCGGGCCGCGACCGTGGGACGTCGACCAGATCGCGCTGGCGGCCGCCGTCGGCGCCCGCACCTACACGGTCGGCCGCGCCGATGCCGCCGCGACGACGGCGATCGCCGTCGAGCACGCCCTCACCTACCGGCTGCCCACCGTCCTGGCCATCCCGTACGACGTGGCGACCCGCGACGCCGGACCGGTGCCGGTCGCCCCCGAGCTCGCCCTCCCGGCGCCGCTCGCCCCGACCGACGCGTACGCGCTCGCGACGGTGGATGCGGTCGCCGCCGCTCTCGCCGGGGCCGAGCGCCCCTTCCTGCTGGCCGGCCGGGGCGCCTGGCTGGCCGGCGCCGGACCGGCCCTCGGCGAGCTTGCGGACGCGACCGGCGCCCTGACCGCCTCGACGGCGCTCGGCCGCGGAGTGTTCCCCGACGGCCGCTACGACCTGGGAGCGACGGGCGGCTTCGGCGCCGAGGAGGCGATGCGGCTGGTGCGCGAGGCTGATGTCGCCGTGGTGTTCGGCGCCTCCCTCAACCAGTTCACGATGCGCTTCGGCGCCCTCTTCGCGCCCGGCACCCACGTCGTCCAGGTGGATGTGGCCCCCACCGCGACGCACCCGCACGTCGGCACTTACCTGCGCGGCGACGCCGCGGTGGTCGCCGGCCGACTGGTCGAGGGGCTGCGGGCCCGCGACGCGCGCGCCAGCGGCTGGCGCGAATCCATCGACGTCGCCGCGGCGCGCACGCAGGAAGCAGGCGCACCGCTGGCCGACGACGGACGCCTGGACCCGCGCTCGGCCGCCGCGCGCATCGCGGAGCTGCTTCCCGAGGACAGGGTCGTC
This region of Leifsonia sp. fls2-241-R2A-40a genomic DNA includes:
- the speB gene encoding agmatinase, with amino-acid sequence MSHHVGPVDSSKIPRYAGRDGFARLPRRDQVEHADIVVAGIPFDSGVSYRSGARFGPNHIREASRLLRPYNPALDVSPFELTQVADAGDIAVNPFDINDAIESIQAAAFDLTADGTRLVTLGGDHTISLPLLRAAAERHGPVALLHFDAHLDTWDTYFGAEYTHGTPFRRAFEEGIIDTEALSHVGTRGPLYGKRDLEDDRRFGFGIVTSADVYRQGVDEVVDRLRDRIGDRPLYISIDVDVMDPAHAPGTGTPEAGGITSRELLEILRGFRGLNLIGADVVEVAPAYDHAEITGVAASHLAYDLVSLLALQHEAAAGTAPAPLPDERDTHV
- a CDS encoding helix-turn-helix domain-containing protein; the encoded protein is MRPMPLEPTDRRVAIGPRLRAARRAQQLTIDEVARVTGLTKGFLSRVERDMTSPSVSSLISLCDVLSIPVGSLFEEPDVQLVPAGAGAKINLGGVEVEERLLSPRTESRVQVIRSVIAPGGHGGEELYAVAADVDVLHVLRGEVEVRFSDREWKLQAGDTLTFSGHEPHSWTVVSDDGAEVLWVLVPALWSA
- a CDS encoding thiamine pyrophosphate-binding protein, translating into MPSVSAHVAATLASHVQHVFGVMGNGNAYFLDALVRQNGIHYTAMRHEAGAVVAADAFYRASGRLAVASATYGAGFTNTLTALAEAVQAHIPLILVVGDEPTSGPRPWDVDQIALAAAVGARTYTVGRADAAATTAIAVEHALTYRLPTVLAIPYDVATRDAGPVPVAPELALPAPLAPTDAYALATVDAVAAALAGAERPFLLAGRGAWLAGAGPALGELADATGALTASTALGRGVFPDGRYDLGATGGFGAEEAMRLVREADVAVVFGASLNQFTMRFGALFAPGTHVVQVDVAPTATHPHVGTYLRGDAAVVAGRLVEGLRARDARASGWRESIDVAAARTQEAGAPLADDGRLDPRSAAARIAELLPEDRVVVSDGGHFIGWANMYWPVASPERMIMVGTAYQSIGLGFPSVAGAALARPEATVVLTTGDGGGLMALSDLESAVRVAGGRGLAVVWNDAAYGAEVNLYGLKGLAQEPMRIPEVDFAGLARAVGAEAVTVRELADLDVLADWTQRPADERPFLLLDLRISGTVVAPYQEEIIRVNS